From Fusarium oxysporum f. sp. lycopersici 4287 chromosome 10, whole genome shotgun sequence:
TATGACCCCCTAGACCTGCCCCACAGTGACTTGACAGATCCCAAGACGCCTCTGCCGGATGCGCACTTGGCTTCCGTGTCAGGTTTCGGCCACCATCCGGGCAGTTCTTGTACATCGTTAAGCGGCCCGGGGTAGGATTCACTCCACGACAAGCCTTGGTACGAGATGTCGGTGTTCTTGTAGCCCACTTTATTAGCCAGGACAGAGAACACATTAGCATCGCAGTCCCAGCGGCCGAGCGAGGGGAGATCCCAGTTCACCGAGATGGTAGACAGCATGGAATAGTGGTTGTAGTACATACTGTCCGTGGTGCCGTGTAGGGAGGGGTGAATGGCGCCTCCGAGGAGAACCGTGAATACCTTGTTAGGAATGTCATTCTGTTTAGCCTCATCGAACGTGACCACTATGAGAGTCTTGTTCATAAAGTACTCATTCTCCATAAGGGGACCAAGCCACTCATGGAGCCATCTGCCCGCAAAGGCAAGCCCAGTGTCGTGCCCATCATCGCGAATATTTGGTGTGAAGAATGCCCATTGAGGGAGGTTTTTACCCGCCAAATCTTGTTCGAAGCTGGTGAAATTCTTGATCCGAGCCATGCGGGTTGCATTTCTTGAGATTATATCGTAAGAGGACAGTGGATTATGCTTGCTCACATAGCCATCTCCATTAGCTCCTTGGACGCCACGGTACGAAAAGTTCTCTTGATACTCAGCCCAGGAGATCTGCTTAGTGTCGAGGAGCTCAATAACGGTAGAGATGTTAGCCGGGATGCGATGGTAGCGGTCGTTCTGTAGACCAAATGTATCGCCTCCCACGGCGGCAACATAGTTGGGTTGCGATGGGTGGGTGACTGCAAGAAGTGTTAATTGCAGCGCGGTCACTTGAGAGCTTAGTATCTCACCTGCGTAGTAATTCTCGAGCAAAACACCCTGCTCGGCGAGCCAGCGCATGTCCTTATTAACAGCTGCTGTCTGTCACTGATATATAAGCCTGTCCTATAGGACTTTTACAACCTACCGTCCCAACAGTCTAGAACTGGCACATACCTCGAAATTGACATTCTCTAGCCATATCTGAAACATACGGTTGAATCCTACCCCTGGTACAGTCGACTCTTCAATTGCCGGTGGAATGGTTGCTTGAATATCCCCGACGGCTTCCACGCTTGGCTTTAGGAAGATTGAAGTGGTCGGTTTGCCGACGACTGCTATGTCTCTGCGTATCACTAGCgtgaggatcttgagaatTAGAGTGCTTAGGAAGGTCTTCATATTTTGTGAATGAATATCCGTCAAAGAATAATTAAAGATGTTATAAAAGGCTTTCTAATTTTTCTAGTCCGACGGCGCTGGAATTTACCAACGCTGCTGACTCAGATTAGTCTCTCTGCGTCAAATGACTTAATGTCATTTGTCCTGCAGTGATGACAAGCTCTTGTTCCTTTCTCTCGTCATAGACCGGAATTTGATCACATCTGTCGCCTCAACTGCGCCGAATATTTCACGGTAACCCAGAATAAAGTTCAGGAAGCGCGGCGAATGCTTACGTATATTAGAGCTGAAACCGGTATTTGACGTCCATTAATGAGAACGTAGTGACATGCCAGGCCACCATCGCACCGTCCGTCCTCTGATGCTATTCTACTGGCCACCTCGGTATGACGGAGACACAGATTGTCGTACCGAGCGTGCTGAAAGAATCCAAGGTTAggtaaataataacttagtAGCAGTAGTCTGTTGATTAACTTGTATCTAAAGGGCGTAGTATTCTAGCCCAAAGACTTACTTAGGCACATACCTCGATCCCTAACTCCTGTTGTTTCCTGATACTCGTGGAGATCATGCGTGGCCTAAAACACAGATCTTCACTGCGTGAATGAGGGGAAATTTGGTAACTGGCATTGGAGAAGATACTCCGATACTCCCTGCTCTACATCTTGAATGCTTTTGAGCAATACCCCACCTGTTTTTAAGAAAAATGATTGGATATCTGACCCCGATGAGTACGCAAATTGTGCTAAAGGGCGGGCAAAGAGATGCTACTGCATGTCCACGGGAGACGTCCTGGTGCCAGTCTCGGCATTCCTATTAACAAAGCTTGGCATCAAATAAGCATGGGGCCTGGGCTCTGCCACGAAAGTCTGTAGTAATGACGGATGGGTATTCCGAAGCCCATGTTTCAGGTCTCCGTTGGGCGCTTATCCCTGGCTGGCGTGGCGTAAGACTCCCCAAGATCAAGTCCCAAGAAAGAATTATTACATCGCGCCTCCTCCAAGTGCATCAAGAGAGTCCGAGACGCCAACAAACCTCTGCTGTGACCCTCCTGCTACCAAGCCAAGCCTATTGTTAGCAAAAGATATGAGTacaccaagcccaagcagCGGGTTGCGCTGTGGCAGGTTTCAACACGCCGTGCAGTTGAAGATACGCAGCCTTCCTCATGATTGGCCAGACATTGGATTTTGCGAACACTTTGCTAAACGTAAGCGGATTCGCTAGCTCGCAGAACGGACGCGTCAGCTTTTTTGGCGTGGTAATGGATGATCCCACTTCATTACCCTGTAAGACGGAAGTCTGTGAGGGCAATCGGGGTGAGAGCGTGCAAGACAATAGCAGGTCGCGGATGTCATATACTCTGAATGCACACAAGTAATGCATCGTGGTGCATTCAGCCTCTTATTCCCAGAACCAATGACATTCCCCATTCCTCAATCTTTCAATATAAGAACGATAAAATTCCTACTTAATAACGCTACGCTTAATTAACAGGAGACGCTATCAGGTAGCAGGGTGAGGTTTATAATCGTTGCTCTTTTGCTCGAATTGACCTTAGGAAGCGTGGCCAGTCCCATCTTTCTTGGTGCAACCTCGCCAACTGTATTTCACACCCGACTCAATGCCTGCATTTATCGTTGTATAGTCTACCCTAGAAAAATCGAAGAACCCTTTAGTTCGCCACCAGTAACGAACTGGCATAAAGTTCTAAACACAAAAGGCTCTAATCGTCAAATAACGGCATCGCCAGGGGCATATGGTGCCTATTCAAATCCGTTTGCTCCGGTGGCCAAAGATAATGGAATGGCAACTATTGAGACTCAGGGTGGCCACAGCAAGGAAAGGGGTTCTTGGTCCCTATACATCCACATTTCATCTTTATGCTACATATCACCCTCCCTAACTCAAGTGGTGGTGGACTCCGTTGCCCTAAAGCTAATCATGATCTCTTTGGCACCTTCCTCACAGCATTCTTCCCTTTATCCGAGAACGGTATGCATTCTATAAATGAACTCTGATTTGGTGAGACTATAATCTCGAAGCTAGATTAGGAGACGAATACATAATGGCATCCCGAAGAATTTCCCTGCCCTCTCGGAAAGGCCGATAGCAGCCCGACGAGAAGCATAAAACctgagagagagagagagagagagagagagagagagataagATTATTCCCTTGAAATAGGTgattaataacttaatacGAACCCCTGCCGCCATGCTGAGACGTACTGGAAGTCGTCGAGGAGACGTTTATGAACGAACGTGGTTTAATAATGTGTCATATAGATTAAGTCTGGCTAATCTATGGAATCGCTGATATATTCACATTGCAACTAGGATGTgttgagaaagaaaaataaggGCGCCGTGGGTTCGTCTCGTTTGAGCATAGTGTTGAAGATATGTTCTGTAACTGTTAAGCGCCGCGGAGCTTAACTTCGTCATTTTGAAGACTCTGcatataaaaataagaaggTAACTAATCTAATAAGATGtaaaatattacttattGTGTTAATATCTCTAGAGTATAAGCGTTTATTTTAGTAAGtagctttaatataattttaggCTATGGCTTTTTATAGGTATTTTCTTACTTTTTGTTAATTTCCTTAATACTTTAGGTTTTTAAGAAATATTAGggatatattataactaaatGTATTTTCATATTAAGTATTTCTAAGTAATAG
This genomic window contains:
- a CDS encoding acid phosphatase yields the protein MKTFLSTLILKILTLVIRRDIAVVGKPTTSIFLKPSVEAVGDIQATIPPAIEESTVPGVGFNRMFQIWLENVNFETAAVNKDMRWLAEQGVLLENYYAVTHPSQPNYVAAVGGDTFGLQNDRYHRIPANISTVIELLDTKQISWAEYQENFSYRGVQGANGDGYVSKHNPLSSYDIISRNATRMARIKNFTSFEQDLAGKNLPQWAFFTPNIRDDGHDTGLAFAGRWLHEWLGPLMENEYFMNKTLIVVTFDEAKQNDIPNKVFTVLLGGAIHPSLHGTTDSMYYNHYSMLSTISVNWDLPSLGRWDCDANVFSVLANKVGYKNTDISYQGLSWSESYPGPLNDVQELPGWWPKPDTEAKCASGRGVLGSVKSLWGRSRGSYNYTNVYPYDDNYQATKGGILAVGVNDASSSISPSNAAPSQTGSAGRSKSSGSLTKTVPISLAPLLLGIAIAALT